The following coding sequences are from one Bacillota bacterium window:
- the nuoH gene encoding NADH-quinone oxidoreductase subunit NuoH produces MAAVSGAWSAFVDWYYALPPIILVPVAGLLKVLAVFGFIVLNVLILIWLERKLSGKIQSRLGPMRVGRPHGWAQTIADTIKLLVKEDIIPRGVDRWLWVLAPAVVFTPALMVWVVIPFSQNWIVSDINVALIYVAAVSSLAILGIFMSGWGSNNKWSLYGAMRAAAQLISYEVPAVLSLVGVAMIAGSLSLQGIVAAQHRVWFIFLQPLGFIIFLISTMAELNRTPFDLTEAESELVAGFNTEYSGLRWAFFFLGEYANLLAASAIAATVFLGGWSGPFLPGIVWFILKTYFFVILIMWIKWTMPRIRIDQLMDVGWKFLIPLSLANIALTGLVLLVV; encoded by the coding sequence ATGGCCGCCGTCAGCGGCGCCTGGAGCGCCTTCGTCGATTGGTACTACGCGCTGCCGCCGATCATCCTCGTTCCCGTCGCCGGTCTCCTCAAGGTCCTGGCGGTCTTCGGGTTCATCGTCCTCAACGTCCTGATCCTGATCTGGCTCGAGCGTAAGCTCTCCGGCAAGATCCAGTCGCGACTCGGGCCGATGCGGGTCGGGCGGCCGCACGGCTGGGCTCAGACCATCGCCGACACGATCAAGCTTCTGGTCAAGGAGGACATCATCCCGCGGGGGGTCGACCGCTGGCTGTGGGTCCTGGCTCCCGCCGTGGTCTTCACCCCGGCCCTGATGGTCTGGGTGGTCATCCCTTTCAGCCAGAACTGGATCGTCTCGGATATCAACGTCGCCCTGATCTACGTGGCCGCCGTCAGCTCCCTGGCCATCCTGGGGATCTTCATGAGCGGCTGGGGCTCGAACAACAAGTGGTCTCTCTATGGGGCGATGCGCGCCGCCGCCCAACTTATCAGCTACGAGGTCCCGGCCGTCCTGTCGCTGGTCGGGGTGGCTATGATCGCCGGCAGCCTGTCCCTTCAGGGAATCGTCGCCGCTCAGCACCGGGTGTGGTTCATCTTCCTCCAGCCGCTCGGCTTCATCATCTTTCTCATCTCGACCATGGCCGAGCTGAACCGGACCCCCTTCGACCTGACCGAGGCCGAGTCGGAACTGGTCGCCGGCTTCAACACCGAGTACTCCGGCCTGCGTTGGGCCTTCTTCTTCCTGGGGGAGTACGCCAACCTGCTGGCCGCTTCGGCCATCGCCGCCACCGTCTTCCTCGGCGGCTGGAGCGGGCCGTTCCTGCCCGGGATCGTCTGGTTCATCCTGAAGACCTATTTCTTCGTCATCCTGATCATGTGGATCAAATGGACCATGCCGCGGATCCGCATCGACCAGCTGATGGACGTCGGCTGGAAGTTTCTCATCCCGCTGTCCCTGGCCAACATCGCCCTGACCGGGCTGGTGCTCCTGGTCGTCTGA